AGGAGCGCGTCTTCACCGAGGTCGAGCGCGCCAAGGCCCGCCGCCGCCCGTTCACCATCGCCGGCACCTATGCCAAGCGCTTTGCCGCCAAGGAGGCCTTTTCCAAGGCGGTCGGCACCGGCTTCAAGCGCGGCGTCTATATGAAGGACATCGGCGTCGTGAACGCGCCGTCGGGGGCGCCGACGCTGGCGCTGACCGGCGGGGCGGCGGCGCGGCTTGACGAATTGACCCCCGTTGGCCACCGCGTCACCGTCCATGTGACGCTGACCGACGATCACCCCTGGGCGCAGGCCTTCGTGATCCTCGAGGCGCATCCGATCAGAGAAGAAACGTGACAGACCCCGCCCCGACTGCCGAAACACCCAATGCCGACACGCCCGCGCCGTCGCCCGACACCCGCAAGCCGCGTTCGGCGGGCGAGTTGGGGCGCTTCGTCTGGCGTGAGTTGAAGGGGCTGTTCTGGGTCATGCTGGCGGTGCTGGGCTTCCACAGCTTCATCGCCAAGCCCTTCTATATCCCGAGCGAATCGATGATGCCGATCCTGCTCGAGGGCGACCGGCTGGTCGTGTCCAAATTTCCTTACGGCTATTCCAACGTCAGCCCGACCATCCCCAATCCGGCGGCGTTGTCGCGCATGCTCATCATGCGCGGGCCCGCCGAGCCGTGGAGCGTGACCTTGCCGCCGATCGAAGGGCGCCTGTTCGGTCGCTATCCGACGCGCGGCGATATCGTCATCGTCACCCCGCCGGGGCGAAGCGACGATTATATCAAGCGCGTCATCGGCCTGCCCGGGGACACGGTGGCGATCACCGGCGGGCGGCTCGTATTGAACGGCAAGCAGGTGAGCGCCGAGCGCCGCCCCGCCGCGCTCATCCCGGTCGATCCCAATGCGCCCTGCCACCTAATGGACGGCACGCGGGTCAAGGGCGGCGACGGCGCGCTCTACTGCCGCCTGCCGATCGTGCGCGAAACGCTGCCGAACGGCGTGAGCTACGACACGGTCGACCTCGGCTATCGCCGGTCGAGCGACGAGTTCGGGCCGATCACGGTACCCGAAGGCCATGTCTTCCTCCTCGGCGACAATCGCGACAGTTCGGCCGACAGCCGCGTCGCGCTCGAACAGGGCGGGCTCGGTGGGCCGGTGCGGGTCGAACAGATCGGCGGGCGCGCCGAATTCATCACCTTCAGCCTCGACGGCACGACCAGCCTCAATCCGGCGAGCTGGTGGGCAAGCTTGCGCGACGGGCGCAGCTGGTCCAGCCTGCGAACCTCTCCCAGCCAAGGGACCAGCGACTAAATGAGCCAGCCCCCCGAAGCGCAGACCGCCGGACCCACCGAGATCGAGGATCCGCGGCTGCGCTTCGAGGTGAAGCGGGCATTGGTGTGGATCGGGCTGGTGCTGCTGGCGGTCGGCGTCATCATGCTCGCCGCGCCGCTTCTCCTCATCGTCGGCGGACTGGTGTTCGCGGTGCTGCTCGATGGCGGCA
The nucleotide sequence above comes from Sphingomicrobium arenosum. Encoded proteins:
- the acpS gene encoding holo-ACP synthase, yielding MIIGLGSDLCNIERIANSLERFGERFEERVFTEVERAKARRRPFTIAGTYAKRFAAKEAFSKAVGTGFKRGVYMKDIGVVNAPSGAPTLALTGGAAARLDELTPVGHRVTVHVTLTDDHPWAQAFVILEAHPIREET
- the lepB gene encoding signal peptidase I; the encoded protein is MTDPAPTAETPNADTPAPSPDTRKPRSAGELGRFVWRELKGLFWVMLAVLGFHSFIAKPFYIPSESMMPILLEGDRLVVSKFPYGYSNVSPTIPNPAALSRMLIMRGPAEPWSVTLPPIEGRLFGRYPTRGDIVIVTPPGRSDDYIKRVIGLPGDTVAITGGRLVLNGKQVSAERRPAALIPVDPNAPCHLMDGTRVKGGDGALYCRLPIVRETLPNGVSYDTVDLGYRRSSDEFGPITVPEGHVFLLGDNRDSSADSRVALEQGGLGGPVRVEQIGGRAEFITFSLDGTTSLNPASWWASLRDGRSWSSLRTSPSQGTSD